TCTACACACTGACCGACCCGCACTACACCGGCCGGGTGACGGTGCCGGTACTGTGGGACAAGCGGGAAGGGCGCATCGTCAACAACGAGTCCGCCGAGTTGGTGCGCATCTTCAACGATGCCTTCGACGAGCTCGCCGACAACCGGCTCGACTTCTACCCCGCGGATCTGCGCGAGACCATCGACGCGATCAACGAGGACGTCTACGAACACATCAACAACGGGGTCTACAAGTCGGGCTTTGCCACCGAGCAGAGCGTCTACGAGAAGCACGTGACGGCCTTGTTCGAGGCGCTCGACCGCATCGAGGCGCGTCTGGCCGAGCACCGCTATCTGGCCGGGGAGTGGCTCACCGAGGCCGACATCCGCCTGTTCACCACCCTGGTGCGCTTCGACGCCGTCTACTATGGCCACTTCAAGTGCAACTTCCGGCGCATCGAAGACTACCCCAACCTCTCCCACTACCTGCGCGAGCTCTATCAGTGGCCGGGGGTGGCCGAGACGGTCAGCCTCGATCACATCAAGCGCCACTACTATTACAGCCACGACACCATCAACCCGACCCGCATCGTGCCCAAGGGACCATTGCTCGATTTCGAGCGTCCCCACGATCGTGAGCGGCTGCCGGGGCAGGGAATTCGCCAGAAGGGGTAAGCTACTAGCGACGGGCAACGAGCTGCGAGCCATAGGTTAAGCTTGCTGCCGAAGCCCGAAGCCCGAAGCCCGAAGCCCGAAGCCCGAAGCCCGAAGCCCGAAGCCCGAAGCCCGAAGCCCGAAGCCCGAAGCCCGAAGCCCGAAGCCCGAAGCCCGAAGCCCGCGACTTCACGGCTTCCTGGCGTGCTTCGCCAGCCACCGGTCCAGCGCGTTGGCGAACTCGCGCCGGTCGGCGTCGCTGTAGCCCTTGGGTCCGCCGGTGTGCTCACCGCTGGAGCGCAACGTCTCCATGAAATCCCTCATCTGCACCCGCGCACGTATGTTGTTCTTGTCGAGGATCTCGCCGCGGGTGGTCATCACCGCCGCGCCCTTGTCGATGGCCTCCAGGGCCAGCGGCAGGTCGGAGCTGATCAGCAGATCGCCTTGCTCGAGGCGGGCCACGATCTCGTTGTCGGCGGCATCGAAGCCATGGCTCACCGACAGCGACTTGACCCATTTCGAGGGCGGCAGGGGGATCGAGTGGTTGGCCACGAACCAGGCCGGGGTGGTGGTGCGCTCGGCGGCGCGGACGATGATGTCGCGCGCGACCTTGGGGCAGGCGTCGGCATCGACCCAGAGCGTGGGCATTCGGCAAGGCTCCTCGAAGAAGAAAAAGCAAGGTTTGGGTGATCGTAGCGTTGAAAGTACTGGTCATGGAACCAGTGTCGATGGTAGCATGCGCGCTCCTCGCATGTGTTGACCCCGCCATCATGACGATTCGCTCCACACGACGAAGTGTGAGAGGCAATCACCGAGACCGGCAGCGATCTGCTGCAACGTCCGAGATGTGAAGATGGAGCGCTACAGGATGCCGCCAACCGGGCGACATCGGCGCAAAAAGGTCGCCACAGCGGTTCGTGTCCAGGGAGACGAGCCGGATGCCAGGTGCGACCGGCGTCCCACGTAAAACGTGATCCGCTCTGTCCAGGCCGAAACGGCCGCATGACAGGGCCACCGACCATGCCACATGGCTGCGTCGGGGATGCCTCAATGTGATTGCCGGCGAGTGCCGGCCTACCAAGGTGTGATTGATGACCTCGACTTCTGTCGCCTCGCCGAGCTTCGGCGATCTTGCGCTGCTGCCTGCCGTTCTTGCCGCTGTAGAAACACTGGGTTACGAAATTCCTTCACCGATTCAGGCGCAGACCATTCCGGCGTTGCTGGAAGGGCGTGACATGCTGGGCCAGGCCCAGACCGGCACCGGCAAGACCGCGGCCTTTGCCCTGCCGCTGCTGTCGCGTCTCGAGATGACCCGGCGCGAGCCCCAGGTGCTGGTGCTGGCGCCGACCCGTGAGCTGGCCCAGCAGGTGGCCGTTTCCTTTACCAAGTACGGCCAGAACCTGCAGGGGCTGGAAGTGGCCACCCTGTGCGGTGGCCAGGAATATCGTGAACAGCTGGGTGCGCTCAAGCGTGGCGCCCAGGTGGTGGTGGGCACGCCGGGCCGGGTGATCGACCACCTCGACCGCGGCAGCCTCAAGCTCGATGGCCTCTCTGCGCTGGTGCTGGACGAAGCCGACGAGATGCTGCGCATGGGCTTCATCGACGACGTCAAGCGCGTGGTCGCCGACACCCCGCAGGACGCCCAGCGGGTGTTCTTCTCCGCCACCCTGCCGGCCGAGATCGAGCGTATCGTCAACCGCTATCTGGTCGATCCGGTCAAGGTGGCGATCGAATCGCGCACCACCACCGCCGAGAGCATCGAACAGCGCCTGGTGCGGGTCGACGGCGGCGCCAAGCTGGAGGCGCTGGCGCGCATCCTCGAGGTCGAGCCGGTGGACGCCGCGATCGTCTTCGTGCGTACCCGGGCTGCCTGTACCACGCTGATGGAGCAACTCTCCGCCCGCGGCGTGAACGTGGCCAGCCTCTCCGGCGACCTGGACCAGAGCCTGCGCGAGCGCACCATCCAGCGCCTCAAGCGCGGCAAGATCGACGTGCTGATCGCCACCGACGTGGCCGCCCGTGGCCTCGACGTGCCGCGCATCACCCACGTGATCAACTACGACCTGCCCCAGGACAGTGAGGCCTATACCCACCGTATCGGTCGTACCGGCCGTGCCGGTCGCGAAGGTGTGGCGATCACCTTCGCCGGCTTCCGCGAAGGCCGCAAGATCGGCTGGCTGGAGCAGGCCACCGGTCAGCGCATGACCGAGATGGCGCTGCCCGACGAGGCCGCCATCCGCGCTCATCGCGACGAGGTGTTCCATCAGCGCGTCATCGGCATGCTGACCGCTGGGGCCGACGAGCAGCGTGCTTTGGTCGAGCGGCTGGTGGCGGAAGGCCATGACCCGGTCGAGCTGGCCTGTGCCTTCGCCGCCCTGGCGCGTGCCGACGAGGCGCCCATTGGCCGCCTGCAGGCGCCGCGCAAGGAGCGCACCGAGCGCGCCCCGCGCGATGGCAAGCCGCCGCGTCGCGAGCGTGGCCCGAGCGAGGGCATGACCCGCTACCGCGTTGCCGTCGGTCACAAGGACGGCGTCAAGCCGGGTCAGCTGGTCGGCGCTCTGGCCAACGAGGGCGGCATCGAGGGTTCGCGGATCGGCCGTATCGATATCCGCAACGCCTTCTCGGTGGTGGAGCTGCCCAGCTCGCTGCCGCCGAGCATCCTGGCCAAGATGGCCCGCGCCCGCGTCGCCGGCCGCCCGCTGGAGATCAGCGAGGATGGCGGTGCCCCCGAGCGCGCCCCGCGTCGTCGTCGCGAAGACGGTGATGCACCGGTGCGCCGCCGCACCAGCGCCTGAGCGCAGCGTTCGCCGCTAGCGGCGAACGCGGAAGAACAAGGCCCAGACCGGGAAACCGGCCTGGGCTTTTTCATGTCGGCTTGCCAATTGCCATACTACCATACTAGTCTGTTCAGGGCGGCGACGCTCAGTGAACAATGAGAAAACGGAGAACGGTGCCCATGACAACTCCCCTGCAGGCCATGTGGCAGGAAGCGCAGGACGACGGCTCGGTTCGCGAGCGGCTCTACCGCGTGCTGCGCCAGGCGATCATCCGCATGGTGCTGGCCCCCGGGCAGGCGCTGTCCGAGAAGGAGCTGGCCGACGCCTTCTCGGTGAGCCGGCAGCCGGTGCGCGAGGCCTTCATCCGTCTGTCGGAGGCGGGGCTGGTCGAGGTGCGCCCGCAGCGCGGCACCTACGTGGTGAGGATCTCGCAGCAGGCCGTGCTCGAGGCCCGCTTCGTGCGTGAGGCGATCGAAGTGGCAGTGGCGCGTGAGGCCGCCACGCTGGGCGTGGCCGAGCGCACCCTCGATGAGCTGCGCGAGCTGATCGAACGCCAGCGGCGCTGCAGCGTTTCCAGCGATTACGACCGTTTCTTCCAGCTCGACGAGGCCTTCCATCGGGCGCTGTCGCTGGGGGTGGGGCATACCGCCGCCTGGCGCGTGACGGAGGAGGTCAAGGCACAGCTCGACCGGGTGCGCTACCTGAGCATTCCCGATTCGACGCCGATCGCCAAGCTGACCGACCAGCACTCGATGATCGTCGAGGCCATCGGTCGACGCGACCCCGAGGCGGCGGGGCAGGCCATGAGCGTGCATCAGCGCGAAATCCTGCACTCCCTGCCGGAGCTCATGCGCCGCTTCCCCGAGATGTTCGACGGTGCGCCCAGTGCGGTCGCCGTTGGCAGCAGGTAGCCATCACGCAGCAAGACGCCAAGCACGAGACGCAACAATCACAACACACGTCAGGAGGCTCACATGAAGACAATCGCACTCGTATCCGCCGTGGCACTGGCCGCCGGCGCCAACCTGGCCCACGCGGCCTACCAGTTGAATCTCTCCTCGGCGCTCAGCGCCCAGGACCCCATCGTGCAGGCCATGGAGGAGGCCAGCCAGACGATTGCGGAACGTTCCGATGGCGAGCTTACCGTGCAGGTCTTTCCCAACAGCCAGCTCGGCTCCGACGAGGACGTGGTCGAGCAGATCCGCAGCGGGGCCAACATCGCCGTCCTGATCGATGCCGGGCGCCTCTCGGAGTACCAGCCGGAGCTGGGCATCCTCAGCGCGCCCTACCTGGTGGAGTCCCACACGGACTACGAACGCATCACTTCATCGGAGCTCTATCGGGAGTGGGTCGAGAGCCTGGCCGAGAACAGCGGCCTGCGTCTGCTCAACTACAATTGGTTCCAGGGCTCGCGCCACATGCTGACCCAGAAGCTCGTCGAGACGCCCGAAGATCTCAGCGGCGTTCGCGTGCGCACCATCAACTCGCCGGTGTGGGTCAAGACCATCGAGGCGATGGGGGCCACCCCCACGCCGCTGCCCTGGTCGGAGGTCTACTCCGCGCTGCAGCTCGGCTCGATCGACGGCGCCGAGGCGCAGCTCACCGCCGCCGAAGGCCAGAACCTGCACGAGGTGATCACGCACATCGCCCTGACCGGCCATATCCACCTGATGACCGGTCTCGCCACGTCCGAGCAGTGGTACCAGTCACTGCCGGAAGAGCTGCGCACCATCCTCGACGAGGAGCTGCGCAGCGCGGGGGAGGCGGCCAGCCAGGCGACCGTCGACGCCCAGGACGCCGTGCGCGAGCGCATGGAAGCGGAAGGCGTGACCTTCACCGAAGTGGACGTCGAACGGTTCCGCGAGCGCGTCTCCGGCGTCTACGAAGAGCTCGGCTACGACCAGTACCGCGACCAGCTGACCGCGGAATAGTGAGCCGGCCCGCCCCCGTCGCGTACGCGGCGGGGGCCTGGCTACATCCGGGTTCGAGGATTTTCCCTTATGTGGTACTGGTACGACCGATTCGAGGCGTGGCTTGCCGTCGCGCTGCTGGGTGGCACTTCGCTGACCCTGCTGGCGAGCTCGACGGCGCGCGCCATCGGCCAGCCCTTCGCCGGCGGCGCCGAGCTGGCCCAACTGCTGTTCATCTGGACTGCCGTGCTGGGTGCCGACATCACCTTGCGCCACGGGGGACAGGTACGCATCGACGCCCTGACGGTGCGCCTGCCGCTGCCGCTGCAGCGCCTGGTCACGGGGCTGTGCCTGGCGCTGATGCTGGGCTTCCTGGCTTTGCTCGTGTGGTACGGCTTTCCCCTGGCGCTGTCCAACTGGCAGCGACCAATGGGCGTGGCCGGGCTGAGCTATGGCTACATCACCCTGGCGCTGCCGGTGGGTGCTGCGCTGATGATCGTCTCGCTCGTGCGGCGCATCGTGGCCAAGGGCATCGTGGCGAGCCTGATGCCGGAAGACGATGTCGTGGAGGAGACACTATGACGGCCGCACTGCTGTTGGGCCTTGGCCTGGTGCTGATGGCCATCGGCATGCCCGTGGCCTTCGCCATCGGTATCGCCGGGTTCACCTACTTCTTCCTGCCCGAGACTTTCCTGCCGACCAATATCGGGCCGCAGCGTATCGTCTCGGCGACGCAATCCTTTCCGCTGCTGGCGGTGCCGCTGTTCATCTTCATCGGCCATCTGATGAACGCCAGCGGTATCACCCCGCGGCTGATGCGGCTCTCCACGCTGCTGGCCGGCTGGATGAGCGGCGGCCTGGCCCAGGCCAGCATCGTGCTCAGCACGCTGATGGGCGGGGTGTCGGGCTCGGCGGTGGCCGATGCTGCCATGCAGTCGCGGGTGCTGGGGCAGGGCATGGTGCAGCAGGGCTACAGCCCGGGCTTCACCGGGGCGGTGCTCTCCATCGGCGGGCTCGTCACCGCCACCATCCCGCCGAGCATCGGCCTGATCCTCTATGGCTATCTGGGCGAGGTCTCCATCGGGCGGCTGTTCATCGCCGGCGTGGTGCCCGGCTTCCTGCTGATGGTGGCGCTGATGGTGACCACCTACTTCGTGGCCCGGCGGCGCGGCTACACGCCGGTACGCGAGGGGCTGCCTGCCGGCCGCGAGGTGCTCTCGGCCGCACGCAGCAGCCTCTGGGCGTTGCTGTTCCCGGTGTGGCTGCTGGTGGGCATCCGCTATGGCCTGTTCACGCCCACCGAGGCGGGGGCCTTCGCCGTGGCCTATGCGCTGCTGGTGGGCTGCGTGATCCATCGCGAGATGGGATGGCGCGAGATCCTCGCGGCGATGCACGCCAGCGTGCGCGACATCGGCATGATCATGCTGATCATCATGTTCTCGGGAATCATCGGCTACGTGGTCTCCTTCGAGCGGGTGCCGCAGACCATTGCCGAGCTGACGCTGGGCGTGTTCTCCAGCCACGCCACGCTGCTGCTCACCCTGGCCGTGCTGCTGGTGCTGCTCGGCATGCTGCTCGAGGCCACCGTGGTGGTGATGCTGCTGACGCCGATCCTGGTGCCGGTGGTCAAGGCGGCCGGGGTCGATCCGGTGCACTTCGGGCTGCTGATGATGACCCTGGTGACCTTCGGTGGCATGACCCCACCGGTGGGCATCTCGATGTACACCGTATGCGGCATCCTGCGCTGCTCCTTCTTCGACTACAGCCGCGAGCTGGTGCCCTTCGCCCTGGCGGTGTTCGTGGTGGTACTGGGCATCATCTTCTTCCCCGACATCGTGCTGTTCCTGCCCAACCTGCTGATGGGCTGAGGCTGGCCGCGCGTCAATCATGGAGGATTCTATGACTCACTCCGACAAGATCGCCTTCATGGGCCCCGATTTCCTGCTCGAGAACGAGCCGGCGCGCCGGCTCTACCACGAGCATGCCGCGGCCATGCCGATCTGCGATTACCACTCGCACCTGAGCCCGGAAGAGATCGCCGGCGACGTTCGCTTCGACAACCTCACCGAGCTGTGGCTCAAGGGCGATCACTACAAGTGGCGGGCGATGCGCATCGCCGGCATCGACGAGCGGCGCATCACCGGTGAAGCGAGCGACCGCGAGCGCTTCCAGGCCTGGGCCGAAACGGTGCCGGACTGCCTCGGCAATCCGCTCTACCACTGGACCCACCTGGAGCTGCGCCACCCGCTGGGCATCGAGAACACGCTGCTCTCGCCGGCTACCGCCGAGGAGATCTGGACCACCGCACGCGAGCGGCTGGCGATGCCACAGCTGAGCGCCCAAGGCATCCTCGAGCGCTTCCACGTGCGCACCGTATGTACCACCGACGACCCGGTGGACGATCTCGGCCTGCACCGGCGGCATGTCGAGAGCGGGACGATGCCCGCCATGCTGCCGACCTTCCGCGCCGACGCCGTGCTCAAGATCGAAGCACCCGGCTTCGCCGACTATCTCGGCGAGCTGGAGCGTGCCAGCGGCGTGGCTATCCGCGGCTACGACGATCTGCTGGCGGCCCTGTATCAGCGCCTCGAGCACTTCGCCGCCCACGGCTGCTGCCTCTCCGATCACAGCCTGGAGAAGCCAGTGTTCGTTTCCCCGCCGAGCACGGCCGAACTCGACCGGATGATCGAGCGCCGCCGCCAGGGCAGAACCCTCTCTGGCGACGAGAATGCCGCCTTCACCACCGCGCTGCTGCTGTGGCTGGGACGCGAGTACGCCCGCCGCGGCTGGGTGATGCAGCTGCACCTCGGCGCGCTGCGTAGCCTGAGCCAGCGCGGTCTGGCCGAGATCGGCGCCAACAGCGGCTTCGACGCCATCGGCGACGTCACCTACGCCGAACCGCTGGCGGCGATTCTCGATGCGCTGGACCGCGAGCGGGCACTGCCGCGCACCGTGGTCTACAACCTCAACCCCCGCGACAACGAGATGCTGGCAAGCCTGGTC
This portion of the Billgrantia sulfidoxydans genome encodes:
- a CDS encoding glutathione S-transferase family protein, whose product is MGLLIDGKWHDQWYDTRKHGGEFVRESAKLRDWVTRDGEPGPQGQRAVPAEAGRFHLYVSLACPWAHRTLIMRKLKGLDELIGVSYVSPLMLDQGWTYHEGEGASGDPVNGVEYHRELYTLTDPHYTGRVTVPVLWDKREGRIVNNESAELVRIFNDAFDELADNRLDFYPADLRETIDAINEDVYEHINNGVYKSGFATEQSVYEKHVTALFEALDRIEARLAEHRYLAGEWLTEADIRLFTTLVRFDAVYYGHFKCNFRRIEDYPNLSHYLRELYQWPGVAETVSLDHIKRHYYYSHDTINPTRIVPKGPLLDFERPHDRERLPGQGIRQKG
- a CDS encoding YaiI/YqxD family protein; amino-acid sequence: MPTLWVDADACPKVARDIIVRAAERTTTPAWFVANHSIPLPPSKWVKSLSVSHGFDAADNEIVARLEQGDLLISSDLPLALEAIDKGAAVMTTRGEILDKNNIRARVQMRDFMETLRSSGEHTGGPKGYSDADRREFANALDRWLAKHARKP
- a CDS encoding DEAD/DEAH box helicase, coding for MTSTSVASPSFGDLALLPAVLAAVETLGYEIPSPIQAQTIPALLEGRDMLGQAQTGTGKTAAFALPLLSRLEMTRREPQVLVLAPTRELAQQVAVSFTKYGQNLQGLEVATLCGGQEYREQLGALKRGAQVVVGTPGRVIDHLDRGSLKLDGLSALVLDEADEMLRMGFIDDVKRVVADTPQDAQRVFFSATLPAEIERIVNRYLVDPVKVAIESRTTTAESIEQRLVRVDGGAKLEALARILEVEPVDAAIVFVRTRAACTTLMEQLSARGVNVASLSGDLDQSLRERTIQRLKRGKIDVLIATDVAARGLDVPRITHVINYDLPQDSEAYTHRIGRTGRAGREGVAITFAGFREGRKIGWLEQATGQRMTEMALPDEAAIRAHRDEVFHQRVIGMLTAGADEQRALVERLVAEGHDPVELACAFAALARADEAPIGRLQAPRKERTERAPRDGKPPRRERGPSEGMTRYRVAVGHKDGVKPGQLVGALANEGGIEGSRIGRIDIRNAFSVVELPSSLPPSILAKMARARVAGRPLEISEDGGAPERAPRRRREDGDAPVRRRTSA
- a CDS encoding GntR family transcriptional regulator, whose protein sequence is MTTPLQAMWQEAQDDGSVRERLYRVLRQAIIRMVLAPGQALSEKELADAFSVSRQPVREAFIRLSEAGLVEVRPQRGTYVVRISQQAVLEARFVREAIEVAVAREAATLGVAERTLDELRELIERQRRCSVSSDYDRFFQLDEAFHRALSLGVGHTAAWRVTEEVKAQLDRVRYLSIPDSTPIAKLTDQHSMIVEAIGRRDPEAAGQAMSVHQREILHSLPELMRRFPEMFDGAPSAVAVGSR
- a CDS encoding C4-dicarboxylate TRAP transporter substrate-binding protein is translated as MKTIALVSAVALAAGANLAHAAYQLNLSSALSAQDPIVQAMEEASQTIAERSDGELTVQVFPNSQLGSDEDVVEQIRSGANIAVLIDAGRLSEYQPELGILSAPYLVESHTDYERITSSELYREWVESLAENSGLRLLNYNWFQGSRHMLTQKLVETPEDLSGVRVRTINSPVWVKTIEAMGATPTPLPWSEVYSALQLGSIDGAEAQLTAAEGQNLHEVITHIALTGHIHLMTGLATSEQWYQSLPEELRTILDEELRSAGEAASQATVDAQDAVRERMEAEGVTFTEVDVERFRERVSGVYEELGYDQYRDQLTAE
- a CDS encoding TRAP transporter small permease — its product is MWYWYDRFEAWLAVALLGGTSLTLLASSTARAIGQPFAGGAELAQLLFIWTAVLGADITLRHGGQVRIDALTVRLPLPLQRLVTGLCLALMLGFLALLVWYGFPLALSNWQRPMGVAGLSYGYITLALPVGAALMIVSLVRRIVAKGIVASLMPEDDVVEETL
- a CDS encoding TRAP transporter large permease produces the protein MTAALLLGLGLVLMAIGMPVAFAIGIAGFTYFFLPETFLPTNIGPQRIVSATQSFPLLAVPLFIFIGHLMNASGITPRLMRLSTLLAGWMSGGLAQASIVLSTLMGGVSGSAVADAAMQSRVLGQGMVQQGYSPGFTGAVLSIGGLVTATIPPSIGLILYGYLGEVSIGRLFIAGVVPGFLLMVALMVTTYFVARRRGYTPVREGLPAGREVLSAARSSLWALLFPVWLLVGIRYGLFTPTEAGAFAVAYALLVGCVIHREMGWREILAAMHASVRDIGMIMLIIMFSGIIGYVVSFERVPQTIAELTLGVFSSHATLLLTLAVLLVLLGMLLEATVVVMLLTPILVPVVKAAGVDPVHFGLLMMTLVTFGGMTPPVGISMYTVCGILRCSFFDYSRELVPFALAVFVVVLGIIFFPDIVLFLPNLLMG
- the uxaC gene encoding glucuronate isomerase, with amino-acid sequence MTHSDKIAFMGPDFLLENEPARRLYHEHAAAMPICDYHSHLSPEEIAGDVRFDNLTELWLKGDHYKWRAMRIAGIDERRITGEASDRERFQAWAETVPDCLGNPLYHWTHLELRHPLGIENTLLSPATAEEIWTTARERLAMPQLSAQGILERFHVRTVCTTDDPVDDLGLHRRHVESGTMPAMLPTFRADAVLKIEAPGFADYLGELERASGVAIRGYDDLLAALYQRLEHFAAHGCCLSDHSLEKPVFVSPPSTAELDRMIERRRQGRTLSGDENAAFTTALLLWLGREYARRGWVMQLHLGALRSLSQRGLAEIGANSGFDAIGDVTYAEPLAAILDALDRERALPRTVVYNLNPRDNEMLASLVGSFASDGIPGKLQFGAAWWFNDQRDGIERQLVTQMNFGLLRHFVGMLTDSRSLLSFSRHDYFRRIFCQMLGAQIQRGELPNDLDRIGELVRAVCYDNVQRYLFER